The DNA region TTTAATACTTCTTTAATTTTAGATATATAAACCGAAGCATCTTTCAAATTCTTTTTATAAGTACGAAAATGATTTTTTGCTGATAATTTATCATATAAATCTTGAAGTTCTTCATCATGTGAGAAAGATTTCTCAATATTTAAATCTTTTAGAACTTCATAATCTTTTTTATTAAACTCAAATGCATTTAAATTACTAAAAAAAGAGCTTAATGATAAAAATACAACTAATAATATTTTATTCAAGTAAATTCCTATTTTTAGTATATATAGATATTTTATCTAAGATAGACTAGAAAACTCATTAAATAATTTTATTGCATTTTTACTTGTAAGATTTTCAATATCTTCTCTTGAGATTTCTAATATTTCAGCCATTTTATCAGCAACTAAAGTAGTATAAAAAGGTTCATTTCTTTTTCCTCTAAAAGGATGAGGGGTAAGATAAGGTGCATCTGTTTCAATAATTAATTTTTCTTTTGGGATTTTTGGAAGAATATCCACAAGTTTTTTTGCATTCTTAAAAGTTATCACCCCACCAATTCCAAAATAAAAATTATGATCACTTAAAGGAAGAAGATGTTCACTTGCATTAAAACAGTGTAAAACACCACCTACTTCTTTCGCATTATAATCCATTAAAATTTGTCGTGAATCATTTGAAGCTTCTCGTACATGAACAATTAAAGGCTTATTAACTTTCTTTGCAAATTCAATTTGAGCAATAAAAACTTCTTTTTGTTTTTTAACATTTGCTATTTTTTCTTCTTCATCTTCAGGTAGTCTAAAATAATCTAAACCACACTCCCCTACTGCTATACATTTTGGATGATTAATATACTTTTCAAAAATACTTTCATCATACATATCTATATCATAAGGATGAATTCCAACTGCAAAAAAGACTTCATCGTATTTTTCAGCAAGTTTTATTGCTTGAGGAAGATCATTAAAATCAGCACCAGGAATTAAAAAACCTTTAACTCCATTTGATAGTGCTTTTTGTATTACATCATCAATATCTTCATAATATTGTTTGTTGTCTAAATGACAATGTGTATCTATAATTATGATAAAATCCTTTTTTCTACAAGATTTAGTAAACCATTAATCTCAGAAAGATCAGAAGATTTAATCCAAGCATCAATTCCA from Poseidonibacter antarcticus includes:
- a CDS encoding TatD family hydrolase, whose protein sequence is MIIIDTHCHLDNKQYYEDIDDVIQKALSNGVKGFLIPGADFNDLPQAIKLAEKYDEVFFAVGIHPYDIDMYDESIFEKYINHPKCIAVGECGLDYFRLPEDEEEKIANVKKQKEVFIAQIEFAKKVNKPLIVHVREASNDSRQILMDYNAKEVGGVLHCFNASEHLLPLSDHNFYFGIGGVITFKNAKKLVDILPKIPKEKLIIETDAPYLTPHPFRGKRNEPFYTTLVADKMAEILEISREDIENLTSKNAIKLFNEFSSLS